A genomic stretch from Malus domestica chromosome 15, GDT2T_hap1 includes:
- the LOC103455752 gene encoding splicing factor 3B subunit 6-like protein, whose translation MSAISLRKVNTRLPPEVNRVLYVRNLPFNISSEEMYDIFGKYGAIRQIHIGTNKDTRGTAFVVYEDIYDAKTAVDHLSGFNVANRYLIVLYYQQAKMGKKSDTKKEEDEIARMQEKYGVSTKDK comes from the coding sequence ATGAGCGCAATCAGCCTACGCAAAGTCAACACCCGCCTCCCTCCGGAAGTCAACCGCGTGCTCTACGTCCGCAACCTCCCCTTCAACATCTCGAGCGAGGAGATGTACGACATCTTCGGCAAGTACGGCGCAATACGGCAGATTCACATCGGGACGAACAAGGACACCAGAGGCACCGCATTCGTCGTTTACGAGGACATCTACGACGCCAAAACGGCGGTGGATCACCTCTCCGGCTTCAACGTCGCGAACCGGTACCTCATCGTGCTCTACTACCAGCAGGCGAAGATGGGCAAGAAGTCCGAcacgaagaaggaggaggacGAGATCGCCAGGATGCAGGAGAAGTACGGCGTCTCCACCAAAGATAAGTGA
- the LOC114821566 gene encoding histidine kinase 5-like, with protein MVWDMETDNIDDMDMEVLRSMWPDDIGADGGKQFNIDNPGRDEDMLEEVTFLEEPTIVDFQRLVELTNYTDKGSSQLAFLVKHWEYKQANAVRLLREELDSLSKQRQEVELKKLEILEDHLFESESYGGDKRPISILDEVYEIWPEIAPKKHDAVVQTKKVEVEPEYDTVAYWKQRAMQLEKVLEASAEREQILVERLQESIQSLERQSSPVEELSQILKRADNFLHFVLQNAPVVIGHQDKELRYRFIYNHFPSLQEEDIIGRTDVEIFSGAGVQEAQDFKKEVLEKGIPAKREMTFETPLFGTKKFLIYVEPVFSKAGETIGINYMGMDVTDQVRKREKMAKLREEIAVQKAKETELNKTIHITEETMRAKQMLATMSHEIRSPLSGVVSMAEILTTTKLDREQRQLLDVMLSSGDLVLQLINDILDLSKVESGVMKLEATKFRPREVARHVLQTAAASLQKILTLEGHVSEDVPVEVIGDVLRIRQILTNLISNAIKFTHEGKVGIKLYVVSNPSFQEDEGCPQNPNTVQSTVSENGPEAEKPASQTSCDQEGFDGDRPHQNHSLNDEPRTPTKREVSMDAADQEDEPRLPETKTVWLRCDVYDTGIGIPENALPSLFKRYMQVSADHARKYGGTGLGLAICKQLVELMGGQLTVSSKEKCGSTFTFVLPYKVSTSSEKHSDDPDDSDEASDMASQDGATDEVADSYFQFQPRTLGSLFSSNGAARTQNLGFTGSHKLDGFAQNSYSFPNGSIRSEEIDLVENSCPEGDFAETLSEPKRSSASHIRDPNSENPASTNKQGRGDMYNRFQDSTSTNSSHPSEERRETAVAAPTREPQGTCKRQEKPDADSESTSSSSNLPKPTSKPRILLVEDNKINVMVAQNMMKRLGHSIDVVYNGMEAVRAVQRCRYNLILMDVHMPVMDGLQTTRIIRSFEETGNWDAAEKAGIELPLPSSETLQNGHGYTPSRKRIPIIAMTANAFSESAEECFKSGMDSFVPKPVTFQKLKDRLEQYLPD; from the exons ATGGTTTGGGATATGGAGACCGACAACATCGACGACATGGACATGGAAGTCCTCCGTTCCATGTGGCCTGACGACATCGGAGCTGATGGCGGAAAGCAATTCAACATAGACAACCCGGGGCGAGATGAGGACATGTTGGAGGAGGTGACATTCCTAGAGGAACCAACAATCGTTGATTTTCAGCGTCTTGTCGAGCTGACAAACTACACCGATAAGGGCTCTTCGCAACTTGCATTCCTCGTAAAACACTGGGAGTACAAGCAGGCAAACGCCGTGCGCCTTCTCAGAGAAGAACTCGACAGCTTAAGCAAGCAGAGGCAGGAAGTTGAGCTCAAGAAGTTGGAGATATTGGAAGACCACCTCTTTGAGTCAGAGAGTTATGGAGGTGACAAGCGCCCCATTTCGATTTTGGATGAAGTATATGAGATATGGCCGGAAATTGCCCCGAAGAAACATGATGCTGTTGTGCAGACAAAGAAGGTTGAGGTAGAACCCGAGTATGATACTGTTGCGTACTGGAAGCAGAGGGCAATGCAATTGGAGAAAGTGTTGGAGGCGAGCGCCGAGAGAGAGCAGATTCTTGTGGAAAGATTGCAGGAAAGCATTCAGTCTCTGGAAAGGCAGTCATCGCCGGTTGAAGAACTGTCTCAGATTTTGAAAAGAGCTGATAATTTCTTGCATTTTGTTCTTCAGAATGCACCTGTTGTTATCGGCCACCAG GATAAAGAATTGCGGTATCGGTTTATCTATAATCACTTCCCAAGTTTGCAAGAGGAG GACATTATAGGAAGAAcagatgttgaaattttttccgGGGCCGGCGTTCAAGAAGCTCAGGATTTCAAGAAAGAGGTTCTTGAGAAAGGCATACCTGCAAAACGGGAGATGACATTTGAAACGCCGTTGTTCGGGACAAAAAAGTTTTTGATATATGTGGAACCTGTCTTCAGCAAGGCAGGAGAAACAATTGGTATAAATTACATGGGGATGGATGTCACTGATCAG GTGAGGAAAAGAGAGAAGATGGCGAAGCTTCGAGAAGAAATCGCAGTCCAGAAAGCCAAGGAAACAGAACTGAACAAAACAATTCACATCACAGAGGAGACAATGCGAGCGAAACAGATGCTGGCAACAATGTCTCATGAGATAAGATCGCCTCTTTCCGGGGTTGTTAGCATGGCTGAGATTCTCACCACCACGAAACTTGATCGCGAGCAACGCCAGCTTTTGGACGTCATGTTATCTTCGGGAGATTTGGTCCTTCAACTGATAAACGACATCCTTGACCTTTCCAAGGTCGAGTCAG GAGTAATGAAGTTGGAAGCTACGAAATTCCGGCCACGAGAGGTAGCAAGGCACGTACTACAGACTGCGGCAGCATCATTGCAGAAAATTTTGACCCTGGAAGGGCATGTATCTGAGGATGTTCCTGTGGAG GTCATCGGCGATGTTTTAAGAATTCGTCAAATCCTAACCAATTTGATCAGTAATGCAATCAAGTTTACTCATGAAGGCAAAGTTGGGATAAAACTTTACGTGGTGTCAAATCCGTCTTTTCAAGAGGACGAAGGATGCCCTCAAAACCCGAATACAGTTCAATCGACGGTTTCAGAGAATGGACCGGAAGCAGAGAAACCAGCATCTCAAACTTCTTGTGACCAAGAAGGTTTCGATGGAGACCGACCACACCAAAATCACTCCCTTAACGACGAACCTAGAACCCCGACTAAGCGTGAAGTTTCGATGGATGCAGCAGATCAAGAGGATGAACCTCGTTTGCCCGAAACGAAAACGGTTTGGTTACGATGTGATGTCTACGACACCGGAATCGGAATACCGG AAAATGCTTTACCTTCTCTGTTCAAAAGATACATGCAAGTCAGTGCTGATCATGCTCGAAAATATGGAGGGACAGGATTAGGACTAGCAATATGCAAACAACTG GTTGAGCTAATGGGGGGTCAGCTCACAGTATCTAGCAAAGAAAAATGTGGGTCGACATTTACGTTTGTACTACCGTACAAGGTTTCGACATCATCCGAAAAACATTCCGACGACCCCGATGATTCTGATGAAGCGTCGGATATGGCGAGTCAAGACGGTGCAACTGATGAAGTAGCCGACAGCTATTTCCAGTTCCAGCCGCGAACTTTAGGTTCTCTGTTCTCTTCTAATGGAGCTGCCAGGACCCAAAACTTGGGGTTTACCGGTTCACATAAACTCGATGGGTTTGCACAAAACTCATACTCGTTTCCAAACGGTAGCATCAGATCGGAGGAGATAGATTTGGTTGAAAACTCTTGCCCAGAAGGTGATTTTGCTGAGACATTATCGGAACCAAAGCGCTCCTCAGCAAGCCACATCCGAGATCCAAATAGTGAAAATCCAGCTAGTACAAACAAACAGGGTCGAGGTGACATGTATAATCGATTCCAAGACTCTACAAGTACAAATTCAAGTCATCCTTCAGAGGAAAGAAGAGAAACAGCTGTAGCAGCACCCACAAGAGAACCCCAAGGAACATGCAAGAGGCAGGAGAAACCCGACGCAGACTCAGAGAGTACTAGCAGCAGTTCAAATTTACCAAAACCAACATCGAAACCTAGGATTCTTCTTGTTGAAGATAACAAGATTAACGTTATGGTGGCACAGAACATGATGAAACGGTTAGGCCATAGCATTGATGTTGTGTACAATGGAATGGAAGCTGTGCGTGCCGTTCAACGCTGTAGATACAATCTCATCCTGATG GATGTTCACATGCCAGTTATGGATGGCCTTCAAACTACAAGAATTATACGTTCTTTCGAAGAAACCGGCAACTGGGATGCAGCGGAGAAAGCTGGAATTGAGCTTCCTCTGCCTTCATCAGAAACATTACAGAACGGTCATGGGTACACGCCTTCTAGAAAGCGAATCCCCATCATAGCG ATGACAGCAAATGCATTTTCAGAGAGTGCAGAAGAATGTTTCAAAAGTGGAATGGACTCATTCGTGCCAAAGCCCGTAACATTCCAAAAATTGAAGGACCGTCTCGAACAATACCTACCCGATTGA